In a single window of the Nymphalis io chromosome 20, ilAglIoxx1.1, whole genome shotgun sequence genome:
- the LOC126776340 gene encoding tudor and KH domain-containing protein homolog: MPFNNKLLVPVALGFSLVTVTAFVVYYVFKKEEENDSKPVRSTKFNFIEVQVPKSIVPALIGRNGANVKQIEDKSGATIHFKKFSEKEYDVCIIRGQSHASQIAETMVHDFIKQQPIIVENSMSVPGWACGRIIGIGGEKINEISHRSGARVKIEGERGADLSAQRNIVFRGTAEQIHVAKGLIEECVEQERCRREMEQAKRSPRVSTPPHAPPAPLTPDSTEPSSASIEVYVSASSSPSRFWVQFVGPQVAQLDDLVAHMTEYYGNKENRANHALEKVSVGQVVAAVFRHDGRWYRARVMDLRPNEFDATQQVADLFFLDYGDSEYVATHELCELRADLLRLRFQAMECFLAGVRPVNQQTRWHPQAVERFEELVQVARWKALVSRTCTYKKSSASVGDRGKEVPGIKLYDVTDAGSLDVGEALVAEGWAEACETAHSVPATPHTPFGDLSHSRVLGMLVGARATSLPKERAQDAAGAAGDALKDNVTSRSLASGLESADKIKSISNFDLSYPENEQPSHVNGSDDFIASERENLESEASHLREEFKANMNRIDSHHSNLEALGRQ, encoded by the coding sequence ATGCCATTCAATAACAAGTTACTGGTACCAGTGGCCCTCGGGTTCTCTCTGGTTACTGTTACAGCATTTGtagtgtattatgtatttaaaaaggaaGAGGAAAATGACAGCAAACCAGTAAGatcaacaaaatttaattttattgaggtGCAAGTACCCAAGAGCATTGTCCCTGCTTTAATTGGTCGAAATGGCGCAAATGTAAAGCAAATAGAGGATAAGTCGGGTGCAACCATTCATTTCAAGAAATTTAGTGAAAAAGAGTATGATGTTTGCATTATTCGAGGTCAAAGTCATGCTTCACAAATTGCAGAGACTATGGTGCATGATTTCATCAAACAACAACCAATCATTGTTGAGAATTCTATGTCTGTACCGGGCTGGGCTTGTGGCAGAATTATTGGTATTGGCGGTGagaaaataaacgaaataagtCACCGCAGCGGTGCCCGTGTTAAGATAGAGGGTGAGAGGGGGGCAGATTTGAGCGCACAGAGGAATATAGTGTTCCGTGGTACTGCAGAGCAGATACACGTTGCTAAAGGGCTTATTGAGGAATGTGTGGAACAAGAAAGATGCCGACGTGAGATGGAGCAGGCCAAGCGCAGTCCGCGCGTGTCGACCCCCCCGCACGCCCCGCCCGCCCCGCTCACGCCGGACTCCACAGAACCATCAAGTGCGTCGATCGAAGTTTACGTGTCGGCGTCGTCGTCGCCATCTCGTTTCTGGGTACAATTTGTCGGGCCACAAGTTGCCCAGCTCGACGATTTAGTTGCCCACATGACTGAATATTACGGAAATAAGGAGAATCGCGCTAATCATGCCTTGGAGAAGGTGTCGGTGGGGCAGGTGGTGGCGGCCGTGTTCCGCCACGACGGGCGCTGGTACCGCGCGCGCGTCATGGACCTGCGCCCCAACGAGTTCGACGCCACGCAGCAGGTCGCAGACTTATTCTTCTTGGACTATGGCGACAGCGAGTACGTGGCGACACACGAACTGTGCGAACTTCGAGCGGACTTACTGCGTCTCCGATTTCAGGCGATGGAGTGTTTCCTGGCGGGTGTACGTCCAGTGAACCAACAGACTCGCTGGCATCCGCAGGCAGTGGAACGATTCGAAGAACTCGTGCAGGTAGCAAGATGGAAAGCGCTTGTGTCTCGTACGTGCACGTATAAGAAGTCGTCGGCTAGTGTCGGGGATAGGGGGAAGGAGGTTCCCGGTATCAAGCTGTATGACGTCACCGACGCCGGCTCGCTGGACGTCGGCGAGGCGCTGGTGGCGGAGGGCTGGGCGGAGGCGTGCGAGACGGCGCACAGCGTGCCCGCCACGCCGCATACGCCCTTCGGCGACCTCAGCCACTCCAGGGTGCTGGGCATGCTGGTGGGCGCGCGCGCCACGTCGCTGCCCAAGGAGCGCGCGCAGGACGCGGCCGGCGCGGCGGGAGACGCACTAAAGGATAACGTGACGTCGAGGTCGCTGGCCTCCGGTCTGGAGTCGGCAGACAAAATTAAGTCCATTTCAAACTTCGACCTGTCGTACCCCGAAAATGAGCAGCCGAGCCACGTCAACGGCTCCGACGACTTCATCGCCTCCGAACGAGAGAACCTTGAATCCGAAGCTTCTCACTTGAGAGAAGAATTTAAAGCGAATATGAACAGAATCGATTCTCATCATAGTAACTTAGAAGCGTTAGGGCGACAATAA